Below is a window of Chaetodon trifascialis isolate fChaTrf1 chromosome 17, fChaTrf1.hap1, whole genome shotgun sequence DNA.
GTGATACTTGAATGTGTACTTAAATACTAGTGTAATtaagtgcatgtaaacacactgtgtgtcttCCACAGGCTCCCAGCAACAAGCAGAACCAAAgggagggtcaaaggtcacatcaGAGAGAGTGGCCATAGCAGTTCTGAGCGctctcctggctgctgctgccattgCTCTTGGCTTCACCTGTGAGTTTGTAGTGTAGTGTGATAGAACAGCTTGAAATGAAGTGAATCTCAGCACAACATTCAGATCTAAGTTCAGTTTGCTATATTTATCTCAACGGATGTTGGCGAACGATGAGCTCTTCTTGCGATCCCCAGCGCTCCGTCTGATAAACAGACTCCTGCTCATCATCAGCACTGATTCATTTATCAAATCAGCGTTTGACCTTTACGaactttactttcttttttcaaaaaaTCAGCTTCTAAAAACATTCGAACCATGGAAGAGCTCCAGAAGGTGACAGCAGAGAACAAAAATCTCACAGGTCAGTTGAATCCTGATGATGACGCATCTTATTAATCTGTTTATTATCTAGAAACTCAACTGACTGGAACATGAAAGACTCTGGTTCTCTGTTCAGGTTTTCAAACAGAGACAATCCTGATGAAAGCCGaatctttttctcctctttcataaCAGCGAGACGCTGTGAAGAAAAAACCTGTATCCATGTGCCGACAACGTGCCCACCAGGTACAGACGGCCAAGAACGTAAGTGATGGATTTTGCTTTCTCACACGTTTGCGTCCTGTCATGATGATTAAAGAAACAGTGATGGATTGACAGATAATCTGACAAGAAGTCAGATTGACAATCTACTAAAAACATATGAAGTAAAACTTCTCACCTCAAAGTTTCTGCTGCCTTCAAGTCACATGTGACTACAAACAGTGATTTGTTGGCCCTGACTGAAGTCTTTGCTGTAATCTCCTCAAAGCTGGGAGATGTCTGAAATGTCTGGAAGGCTGGGAGAAACATGGAGGACACTGCTATTATTTCTCCACCAAAAAGTCATCCTGGAATAACAGCAGAGAAGAATGCCGACTTAAAGGAGGAGATCTGGTTCAGatagacagcagagaggagcaggtataacacactgctgcaggctCATGTAGCTCACATCCTTATGTCTCTGCATTAGTTCACATGATCTCTCCACACATTCAGTCATTCCTGCATCAGAGACTGCAAGACAAGATGGACTATCCTGAGGACAAGTTCTGGATCGGACTGACGGACTCACAGGAAGAGGGGAAGTGGTTGTGGGTTGACGGCTCACCGCTGGACGAGAGGTCTGACTGTTGTTAACGTTTGTTGTCACTTTCCAAAATCAGCGTTCCCAGTTTTATTGAGCCGGTTCCTTCTGTTCTCTCTTAGTTTGAAGTTTTGGAGCACCGGAGAGCCAGATAACTGGACAGGGAAGAATGGGGAGATTATAGATGGAGAGGACTGTGCGAGGATGGGAGAGCAAGGATCAACAGACCTGAACTCTTGGTTTGATAAATTCTGCAAATCAGATGAAAGATTTATTTGTGAGaaatcagcagaaaatggaaaattaaagtGCGAGTGAAACGTGGCTGAGCTTAAGTCTCACTCTGCCTGTAAACAACCTCAGCACTCGATAACGATGAGCTACGTTACTGTTATTCAGgtaatgtgaataaataaatgaataaataaagcaaacattAAAATACTTGCTCAACAATTAATTAAAAGATCCCAATAACAGATCAGCAGTGGTGAAGGCAAATATTTAGATTCTTTGCTGAAGAAAAAGTAAttccacactgtaaaaatactccgtTGCAAGTAAAAGTTGTGCGTTAAAAATataacttaagtaaaagtatgtgtgTATCATCAGAAAAATGTATTATGAAAAGTACTCATACagaaaaatgtcctctgtgactgaTCTGTTCTATCTGAGATCATTAGATTATTCTAactcatgcattcatgtaaaagcaggagCTTAATGTTGTCGCTGGTTGAGCTCATTTGATGATGATTTTCATTGTGGattaatcagctgatcattttctcAACTGATCAAACCTGAAGGTCattaaaaagaatgaaaacttaaatgaaaagcagcaaatcttcacaccTGTGACGCTGAAACGATGAACTGTTTTTGACTCACAGCGGCCAGTTACTCTTCTgtcaatcgatcgatcgattcAACTGTTGTCAGCCGTATTTGTACAAACTGTTGACTAGTTTCATTTATACTGAAGCACTGTAGCTTGTGAAATCTTAATTTATTAAGTAAGTAAAGCTGTCAAACAACTGTggtgaagtaaaaagtaaaacatttccTTCAGAAATGCAGTGAAGGAGAAGTGCAAAGTGGTCTGAAGAGGAAAGACTCAAGTACAGATCTGAGGTACTTTGACTTTACTGAcgtacttgagtaaatgtacttagttacatcctcctgcacagagcagacagggATTGTCCGAAGCAGCTTTTTACTGCTCTTCTTCATAAGTGCCACAGCGGCATGGGGTCACTGTAGACATGTATTCAACTGTTTTCAATCATAACTTGTCttattttgttctctttgtAACTTTAAAACATTTACAGACAAGATTCCtcaaataaagtttgtttacCTCTAATCCAACATCTACAgttcttttttaattattattatcttgggctttttagcctttatgatagaGACAGCTGATGCAATGGGAGgcgggcagagagagaggggacgacGCAGTAAAGGGTGGGAGTCCagcctgtgccccccccccccacccccccaaacaCCTACAGTTAGTAAAACCACAACTGTGCCATTTATGAGAGGGAAGAATAACAAAAACGTTTGaattattttgtctttattgaGACTAAACAGCTCCAGTCTATTAATGTCTTGCTGGTGTTTGAACAAACTAAACAAAGACCTTTACTGAGATATTTCTGTTTAATGCAAATTTCACCAACACATGCATTTAGTTGATTTATCGTATGAAGTGCATCAACTGCACTGACCAAAAATGATCTTTCAcctgcagattattttttcaTGATCGCgttttctctgcttcctgtaATATTTTACTTCctttcacttctttcttttctccccttGCGATGCACTTATATATTTAGTCAAACTATAGCAGAAATAAATTGACAAATCGTTACCGTTTCAACAATTTGATTGTGTTATCGTCTAAACGTCACTGTCAGGTTGACTGGGACAGTGTTTTAAATGCAATGCTCTTCAAATCTGCACAGACTTTACAGACAGACCTGAAATGTATGTTAACAGGCAGCACAACTACACCTGTGTCACCCAAAAATGTgcactgatgaagatgaaacatgTCACTTGTTTTCTCAAAGCGGATAACAGAAGCAGCAACGTCCCGTCTGTGCCCTCCGTGTTACAGCAGAGAAATAATTGCTCTTCATTTAAATTAACGGAAATGGAAACAGTTATTCAAGACCAGATCAAATAAAACCTCTTCCCCATCTCTGAGGCTGACGAGCAAAGCGAAGAACAGCAGAAGTGTCAACAGAGGACGTTGGCGGTGTGTTGCACATTGATGTGAAGATAAAACACGAAAAAACAGGATGCAGAAGCATCAGCGGTGAGTTTTAAATAAGTGGCATCATGTATCACTTataccatctgtctgtctgtctgtctgtctgtctgtctgtctgtctgtctgtctgtctgtctgtctgtctgtctgtctgtctgtctgtctgtctgtctgtctgtttatccAGTTCTGCCAAAGCTTTAGAAGAAATACCAAGCATTGTTCTAACTGTAAAATATGAACGTTTAGAGaacaaatagaaaattaaaTTTCCACAGTTCCACAAATGAATTCCAGTATTCTGGTTTTGTGCTTTGTGACACAAAGTTTTCTCAGCACTTAttctatattatatattattatagcACTTATATTATAAGTCAGGATCTGGAAAACTCAAACAATGAGCCGTCCAGAGGGCTGCGCAGAAGGTAATAACCAGTGACAGAACGTaactaagtgcatttactcaagtactgtgctgAAGCACATGTTTGAGGTATAGAAGTGTTTCTCCTTTATGCTACTTCCTACTTCtgcttcactacatttcagagggaaatactgtacttttt
It encodes the following:
- the LOC139346093 gene encoding CD209 antigen-like protein C; translated protein: MLSHNGKMTEADVIYSDVKFTKSTGNTTGTAVSPDETTYAEVRKKEPSTELPGSQQQAEPKGGSKVTSERVAIAVLSALLAAAAIALGFTSGRCLKCLEGWEKHGGHCYYFSTKKSSWNNSREECRLKGGDLVQIDSREEQSFLHQRLQDKMDYPEDKFWIGLTDSQEEGKWLWVDGSPLDESLKFWSTGEPDNWTGKNGEIIDGEDCARMGEQGSTDLNSWFDKFCKSDERFICEKSAENGKLKCE